TCTTTAAGTTGACCGAAGGTGAGAATGAGGTGACACCATCTTCCTCCAAACCAGTAGAGCAACCTGGAGCGAGTTCAGCAGCTGTCCTCCCTGACACAGTGGAAGTCCAAGATGAGACCTCAAGTGGCAATCGGCAAGGTTCCGGAATCCCAACTCCTGAGATTTACGAATCCCCAATGCTGACCTCAGGCCCAGTTAGGAACAACGATGCTACTACTGCTACTACTCAAATCCAGCTTTTGGACATCAACTTCCCTCCAAGGGTAAGTAAAGCTGCACCATCACCTAAGCAATCAAGAAAAATGATGCCACCAAGCTCCGATCAAAACTACGTCAAGGATTTCCTGATTCAGAAACCACCCGAGGGACCTTCGAGCCCCATCCTGGATGTAGAGTCAACGGGGTCTGTCGATGGAGCCAAGACTGGCATCCAGTCGAGCTCTTCCCCCGTTGAGTTTCAGGATTTGCCACACGAATACAGCAGCGAAGGAGAAACCACAATGTACTCGGCCGAAACAGCTGAAAGCCGGAACTACACAAGCCCTAGGGAGGGAAGGTTCTATCAGGTAGGAAGGAGCCAGAGCTGTGTGAGCCACAACAGATGGGGTCCAGTCCCAAAAAACTCAGTTGCTCGTGGCTCGAATCTGGAGAAGCACCAGAACTTCACGCAAGGGAGGAAGGTGTACTCACAAGGTGCAACATCTCAAAGGAGCAATGACTACTATAGTCCAACAGTTTCCTCCATTATGAAGAAAAGGCATGACATGGAGCAGCAGCAAAAACGCAGGCCGAGGCAGAGCGCATTGCATACATC
The genomic region above belongs to Salvia splendens isolate huo1 unplaced genomic scaffold, SspV2 ctg1007, whole genome shotgun sequence and contains:
- the LOC121788270 gene encoding uncharacterized protein LOC121788270 produces the protein MRVLGDSWCFCNGGGKSERLKGAIFSGKAPAMARINGAATGFLIHRNLLLTTHANLPSVTAAEAAEIRLHNGLSATLFPHRFFITSSVLDLTMVGLDAFDGESNAPVQHPHYLKTCSKPNLELGTIVYLLGYTDKPELAVGEGKVVIATDNLIKLSTDGVTWSPGSAGFDSHGNLSFMVCDPMKLATSPNAKSTSTSSSSTSSWKKDTPMQFGIPIPVICHWLNQHWEGNLDELNKPKLPLIRLMSSGQKSEHSCASFTMRRVFKLTEGENEVTPSSSKPVEQPGASSAAVLPDTVEVQDETSSGNRQGSGIPTPEIYESPMLTSGPVRNNDATTATTQIQLLDINFPPRVSKAAPSPKQSRKMMPPSSDQNYVKDFLIQKPPEGPSSPILDVESTGSVDGAKTGIQSSSSPVEFQDLPHEYSSEGETTMYSAETAESRNYTSPREGRFYQVGRSQSCVSHNRWGPVPKNSVARGSNLEKHQNFTQGRKVYSQGATSQRSNDYYSPTVSSIMKKRHDMEQQQKRRPRQSALHTSPRWNF